One region of Wyeomyia smithii strain HCP4-BCI-WySm-NY-G18 chromosome 3, ASM2978416v1, whole genome shotgun sequence genomic DNA includes:
- the LOC129727902 gene encoding uncharacterized protein LOC129727902 gives MSLGPFFRSPFTDLTASLVNFQQYDKCGEMEMAAIDCLEAYGTVRGAKKCADILTDFQECAFMNKQIARFKAMRLERHRQGLFGERKSEEYYAKPPRVDAY, from the exons ATGTCGCTGGGGCCATTCTTTCGGTCGCCGTTTACCGATCTTACCGCCTCGTTGGTTAACTTCCAGCAGTACGATAAATGCGGTGAGATGGAGATGGCCGCTATCGATTGTCTAGAGGCGTACGGCACCGTACGAGGAGCTAAGAAGTGTGCTGATATACTTACCGATTTCCAGGAGTGTGCTTTCATGAATAAGCAGATCGCTAGATTCAAG GCCATGCGATTGGAAAGACACAGACAAGGATTGTTCGGTGAAAGAAAATCAGAAGAGTACTACGCCAAACCTCCACGTGTTGACGCTTATTAG
- the LOC129727901 gene encoding tRNA selenocysteine 1-associated protein 1, which translates to MSYIQCQLWMGSLESYMTENFILAAFRKMGEDPQAVKLMRNKYTGEPAGYCFVSFKTDEAAIDAMHKLNGKPIPGTNPLVRFRLNSATNNQNKALMADREFSVWVGDLSSDVDDYSLYRIFSAKYTSIKTAKVILDSSGFSKGYGFVKFGLEDEQKSALYEMNGFIGLGSKPLKICNAVPKPKSELNDALGNGTGSTTTAASLLGYGTAATDYSQYYDPSSYWQNYSAWQGYYDAAGTTADAYAAYQMPTAQAAVDSSTVYAQQQAAYDHHQHHHHHAQVEDEELTLVDHKFTLDVDKLNRELMERDRNLYDALESSKWMPVEQLEVF; encoded by the exons atgagTTACATACAGTGCCAGTTATGGATGGGAAGT CTGGAATCTTATATGACGGAAAATTTCATTCTCGCCGCTTTCCGGAAGATGGGAGAGGATCCCCAAGCGGTTAAACTAATGCGTAACAAATACACTGGCGAACCGGCCGGATATTGTTTCGTAAGTTTCAAAACTGATGAGGCCGCGATTGACGCTATGCACAAGCTCAATGGCAAACCCATTCCTGGCACAAACCCGCTTGTTCGTTTTCGCTTGAATAGCGCCACTAATAACCAAAACAAAGCCCTAATGGCAGATCGAGAGTTCAGTGTGTGGGTAGGCGATCTTAGTTCCGATGTGGATGACTACAGCTTGTACCGGATCTTTTCCGCCAAGTACACATCGATTAAAACTGCAAAGGTTATCCTGGACAGTTCGGGCTTTTCTAAAGGTTATGGCTTCGTAAAGTTTGGACTGGAAGATGAACAAAAAAGTGCTTTGTATGAAATGAACGGATTCATTGGCCTGGGTAGTAAACCGCTCAAAATCTGCAATGCAGTTCCGAAACCCAAGTCTGAACTTAACGATGCGCTGGGAAACGGAACTGGAAGCACCACTACCGCGGCAAGTCTGCTCGGCTATGGAACAGCAGCAACGGACTACTCGCAATATTACGATCCGTCCTCATATTGGCAAAATTACAGTGCATGGCAGGGATACTATGATGCTGCCGGCACGACGGCAGACGCTTATGCGGCCTATCAAATGCCAACCGCTCAAGCCGCTGTGGACTCTTCAACCGTATACGCGCAACAACAGGCAGCTTACGATCACCATCAACACCACCACCATCACGCACAGGTCGAAGACGAGGAACTTACGCTAGTTGACCACAAGTTCACCCTGGATGTAGACAAATTGAACCGGGAACTCATGGAACGCGATCGGAATCTGTACGATGCATTGGAAAGTTCCAAGTGGATGCCTGTGGAACAGTTGGAAGTATTTTGA